The Candida dubliniensis CD36 chromosome 2, complete sequence genome contains a region encoding:
- a CDS encoding ATP-dependent RNA helicase, mitochondrial precursor, putative (Similar to S. cerevisiae SUV3;~In S. cerevisiae: ATP-dependent RNA helicase, component of the mitochondrial degradosome along with the RNase Msu1p; the degradosome associates with the ribosome and mediates turnover of aberrant or unprocessed RNAs.;~In C. albicans: protein required for chlamydospore formation, for embedded hyphal growth, and for wild-type respiratory growth; similar to S. cerevisiae Suv3p, which is an RNA helicase involved in mitochondrial RNA catabolism.), translated as MLLLLSCQKPTYRLLRYSIKKYSTSLYSLRGSTRVNLLHRTYATSIAEENINHGDSSPILNNNNKVQLENIKYINTLIHPILLDLNNKLIQGKFDSPYSILNNQPLDVKTAIFKSFEQQLTKALFSKSIPENKITLVDYLNPTLDNIPSLLQLISTNTYPNNFLEFNNLSSNNELIMQLFTQLLHKIFLQYRIENASFEKAKVDFSNPAEWFPEARKMKRKIIMHVGPTNSGKTYNSLIKLSKSKTGYYAGPLRLLAREIYEKFNSQGIGCNLITGEEVVPSIDKYGKVSGIASGTIEMIPLHKKMDLCVIDEIQMISDPLRGSVWTNAVLGVLAHEIHLCGEESAVPFIQKMVKITGDELEIKKFDRLGKLTVEKSSINLLQLKKGDCLVVFSKKKILKYKCDIERNTRLKVGVIYGALPPEIRSQEASKFNNGEYDVLVASDAIGMGLNLKINRIVFSGVNKFNGSTLQKLSVSQVKQIAGRAGRFSAQHGSKEGFVTALHRSSLVYINQCLKTPVSEILKASIWPTNGIWRQYMANNPKKNSLSSVYENFLTNVLKFQNDNFFISELDQKVQLLNLVSKDRFLSTMIIDDQLTISETPISFRTSNNPKLLQNTVIQFYKTIVKRDCKSILDFGFLDLELLSQTSFVDTNVMVPLQKVEKLEDMHKLVLLFLWLSQRFPTLFIDKDSAMEVKALVEKRINQELVNVERANSFYSDRLKGY; from the coding sequence atgttgttgttgttgctgtgtCAAAAGCCAACGTATAGACTACTAAGATATAGTATTAAGAAATATCTGACAAGTCTATATAGTCTACGTGGTTCAACGAGAGTTAATTTACTTCATCGAACTTATGCAACTTCCATAGCAGAAGAGAATATTAATCATGGTGATCTGTCACCTATTttgaacaataataataaagtacaacttgaaaatattaaatatattaatactTTGATACATCCAATACTTTTAGATTTGAACAATAAACTAATTCAAggtaaatttgattcacCTTATTCCATTCTCAATAATCAACCATTAGATGTAAAGACTgcaattttcaaatcatttgaacaacaacttACCAAagcattattttcaaaatccattcctgaaaataaaataactTTGGtagattatttaaatccTACTCTTGACAATATTCCCCTGTTATTACAATTAATTTCCACTAATACTTATCCCAATAATTTTCTTGAATTCAATAACTTATCTTCgaataatgaattaataatgCAATTATTCACTCAATTACTAcataaaatatttcttcaatataGAATAGAAAATGCATCATTTGAAAAGGCTAAAGTTGATTTTTCTAATCCAGCTGAATGGTTCCCTGAGGcaagaaaaatgaaacgGAAAATAATTATGCATGTTGGACCAACAAATAGTGGTAAAAcatataattcattaatcaaattatctAAAAGTAAAACTGGTTATTATGCTGGTCCTTTAAGATTACTTGCTCGTGAaatttatgaaaaattcaattctcaAGGTATTGGATGTAATTTGATAACTGGAGAAGAAGTTGTTccttcaattgataaatatggGAAAGTTAGTGGTATAGCATCAGgaacaattgaaatgaTTCCATTacataaaaaaatggaTCTTTGTGTTATAGatgaaattcaaatgatttcTGATCCATTAAGAGGATCAGTATGGACTAATGCTGTTTTAGGAGTTTTAGCTCATGAGATTCATCTTTGTGGAGAAGAAAGTGCCGTAccatttattcaaaaaatggTTAAAATCACTGGTGATGAAttagaaattaaaaaatttgatcGATTAGGGAAATTAACAGTAGAAAAACTGAGTATTAATCTTTtgcaattgaaaaaaggtGATTGTTTAGTGGtattttctaaaaaaaaaatattgaaatataaATGTGATATAGAACGAAATACAAGATTAAAAGTTGGAGTAATATATGGAGCATTACCACCAGAAATTAGATCTCAAGAGGCAtctaaatttaataatggtGAATATGATGTTTTGGTGGCATCAGATGCTATAGGTATGGgattaaatttgaaaataaatcgTATTGTTTTCAGTGGAgtcaataaattcaatggtTCTACTCTACAAAAATTATCTGTTCTGCAAGTTAAACAAATTGCTGGTCGAGCAGGAAGATTTAGTGCTCAACATGGACTGAAAGAAGGATTTGTTACTGCATTACATCGATCAAGTTTGGTTTATATTAATCAATGTTTGAAAACACCGGTTTCGGAAATATTAAAAGCTAGTATATGGCCCACAAATGGTATTTGGAGACAATATATGGCAAATAATCCTAAAAAgaattcattatcatcagtgtatgaaaattttttaaccAATGtattaaaatttcaaaatgataattttttcatttctgaATTAGATCAAAAAGTTCAACTTTTGAATTTAGTTTCGAAAGACCGGTTCTTATCAACCATGATAATTGATGATCAATTAACTATAAGTGAAACTCCAATTAGTTTCAGAACTTCAAATAATCCTAAATTGCTCCAAAATACGGTAATCCAGTTTTATAAGACAATTGTTAAACGTGATTGTAAGTCAATATTGgattttggatttttagatttagaattattatcacaAACATCATTTGTTGATACTAATGTGATGGTACCTTTacaaaaagttgaaaaactTGAAGATATGCATaaattagtattattatttctttggttAAGTCAAAGATTCCCaactttatttattgataaagatAGTGCCATGGAAGTAAAAGCTTtagttgaaaaaagaattaatcaAGAATTAGTTAATGTGGAAAGAGCAAATAGTTTTTATCTGGATCGATTAAAAGGGTATTAA
- a CDS encoding serine/threonine-protein kinase, putative yields MNGIGSSKVINHTAQLAAQFNEFYLEITSPKISQIGNYKIIKEIGEGAFGKAYLATHVLLNINVVLKCGLIDDPNIVREIYYHKQLKHKNIVSLYEVIKTENHLWIALEYCQGGELYYYIYEKKRLELDECRNIFFQIVLGVKYVHSLNLSHRDLKLENILLADQKRTIVKLTDFGFIREFNPQSRKFLSTICGTTVYMAPELLTGQKYSGFAIDIWSMGVILYTMLNGMLPFDDDDEMKIQHKVINTDPMFYDHVPVDANQLISKMLSKDPNQRPSLNEILNSSFLIDLYNKYLEKGNKRNSSGSGDAESIISINQHYNTVDRPFEAKIEKDLLRKLQRIDFDTEELKATMYNNEINSLTAFYELLLTQEYSKKKQKYIREKKRKLYEAKKSIKKSRKRVKSALSLSDQASNSQPLERIMSSLSITSNKNSSSRHTSFIARKSLDKADTSQIPPSPKSSQGSRLNIEIPSPRATNTSIALPPRSRRSSREISTTTAASSITADLTTPLRRTVSFVPDGRRLSQVISEPKEANKKTNKSGKILHKLQFWKKNKGDEYQDDTISHYSTKSNHSKSTNDVMMESDGENPLEIIVKGGGNKNNNSPIKLDNTMHTVAPEVLDQQRLASRFQKNDGTQKQRENQNLEGQSGKLERPQQVQSQHHRQQQLQSSNTGLSINAIDSPHTPPSAETSRFARTRPSSMISQISQFSKLSQMSTMLSESELDILDETDTMDDDDDDDDYDDEVYESSINTSQDNKISGSNAPPSSSNQGGMKTSNKKRPTYRRGVASDTSITSTPSASGGGGSGIISTIPKKKNSLSKLRSNSSEDISEDSYRFNDENIPLGRSGSPDLGKKRSFRALQQPVPLINGTIATSISEKLNDATKMPYVRAPSPPVGFKYNAKANKKMMTTAVNGNNNNNNNNYHQPPGYQDTKQVEDWIHNGTTGNTNTFTKSTIYQPVINEEEEENV; encoded by the coding sequence ATGAATGGAATAGGATCGTCTAAAGTTATTAATCATACTGCTCAATTAGCAGCTCAATTCAATGAATTTTATTTGGAAATCACTTCCCCGAAAATTAgtcaaattggaaattataaaatcattaaagaaattggtgAAGGAGCATTTGGTAAAGCATATTTGGCAACTCATGTACTACTAAATATAAATGTTGTATTGAAATGtggattaattgatgatccTAATATTGTTCGagaaatttattatcataaacaattgaaacataAGAATATCGTTAGTCTATATGAAGTGATTAAAACAGAAAATCATTTATGGATTGCATTAGAATATTGTCAAGGAGGAgaattgtattattatatatatgagAAGAAGCGATTAGAATTAGATGAATGTCgaaatatatttttccaaattgttTTAGGAGTCAAATATGTTCATTCATTGAATTTGAGTCATAgagatttgaaattggaaaatattcttttagCTGATCAAAAAAGAACCATTGTTAAATTAACTgattttggatttattaGAGAATTTAACCCACAAAGTAGGAAATTTTTATCAACCATATGTGGTACCACGGTATATATGGCCCCGGAATTGTTGACAGGTCAAAAATACTCCGGGTTTGCCATAGATATATGGTCCATGGGAGTGATATTGTATACTATGCTTAATGGGATGTTACCAtttgacgatgatgatgaaatgaaaatcCAACACAAGGTAATAAATACCGATCCCATGTTTTATGATCACGTGCCCGTTGATgccaatcaattaatttcgAAAATGTTACTGAAAGATCCTAATCAAAGACCAAGTTTGAATGAGATTTTaaattcatcttttttaattgatttatacaataaatatttggaaaaaggtaacaaaagaaattctAGTGGTAGTGGAGATGCCGAGTCAATTATATCTATTAATCAACATTATAATACTGTTGATCGACCATTTGAGGCCAAGATAGAAAAAGATTTACTCCGGAAATTACAAAGAATAGATTTTGATACCGAAGAATTAAAGGCCACCAtgtataataatgaaatcaatCTGTTGACGGCATTTTATGAACTATTACTTACTCAGGAATAttctaaaaagaaacagaaatACATTCGAGAAAAGAAACGGAAACTTTATGAAgccaaaaaatcaattaaaaaatcaagGAAAAGAGTGAAAAGTGCTTTATCATTGTCGGATCAAGCTCTGAATTCACAACCATTGGAGAGAATAATGTCAAGTTTGAGTATAACATCCAATAAAAACTCATCATCTAGACACACTCTGTTTATTGCAAGAAAATCATTAGATAAAGCTGATACTAGCCAAATCCCTCCACTGCCTAAATCATCACAAGGTAGTCGActtaatattgaaatccCTTCACCAAGAGCAACTAACACCAGTATTGCCTTACCACCCAGGTCAAGACGAAGTTCCCGTGAAATTTCAACAACTACAGCAGCATCCAGTATAACCGCTGATTTAACTACACCTTTGCGTCGTACCGTCTCATTTGTTCCCGACGGTAGAAGATTATCACAAGTGATATCTGAACCTAAAGAGGCAAACAAAAAGACTAACAAGAGTGGGAAAATACTACATAAGCTTCAATTTtggaagaaaaataaaggTGATGAGTATCAGGATGATACAATTTCTCATTATAGTACTAAATCAAATCACAGTAAATCAACTAATGATGTGATGATGGAGTCAGATGGGGAAAACCCATTAGAGATTATTGTCAAAGGAGGGGGtaacaagaacaacaacagccCAATAAAACTTGACAATACCATGCATACTGTTGCACCAGAAGTTTTGGATCAACAAAGATTAGCATCCAGATTTCAGAAGAATGATGGTACACAGAAACAACgagaaaatcaaaatttagAAGGACAATCGGGAAAGTTGGAACGTCCTCAGCAAGTTCAACTGCAACACCATCGTCAACAGCAACTACAATCTTCAAACACTGGCTTGAGTATAAATGCCATTGATTCTCCTCACACTCCACCATCGGCAGAGACTTCACGATTTGCTCGAACCCGACCTTCATCTATGATATCACAAATAAGTCAGTTTAGTAAATTGAGTCAAATGTCTACCATGTTGTCAGAATCTGAGTTGGACATTCTTGATGAAACCGATACAatggatgatgatgatgatgatgatgattatgatgatgaagtgTATGAATCTAGTATAAACACATCGcaagataataaaatatccGGATCCAATGCTCCAccatcatcttcaaatcAAGGTGGTATGAAAACTTCAAACAAGAAACGACCAACTTATAGAAGAGGAGTTGCCTCTGATACTTCGATAACTTCAACACCATCAGCATCTGGTGGAGGTGGGAGTGGCATTATTTCCACTATAccgaaaaaaaagaattctttatcaaaattgaGAAGCAATTCATCCGAAGATATATCAGAAGATTCATATCGTTTCAATGATGAGAATATTCCTCTAGGTAGATCTGGATCTCCTGATCTTGGTAAAAAACGAAGTTTCCGAGCTTTACAACAACCAGTTCCTTTGATTAATGGTACTATTGCTACATCGATTTCAGAAAAACTCAATGATGCTACAAAAATGCCGTATGTTCGTGCTCCATCTCCACCCGTCGGATTCAAATATAATGCTAAagcaaataaaaaaatgatgaCAACTGCTGTTAATgggaacaacaacaacaacaacaacaactaccaTCAACCTCCAGGTTATCAAGATACTAAACAGGTTGAAGATTGGATTCATAATGGCACTACAGGAAATACAAATACTTTtaccaaatcaacaatttatcaaccagttattaatgaagaggaagaagaaaatgtaTAG
- a CDS encoding folylpoly-gamma-glutamate synthetase, putative (Similar to S. cerevisiae MET7;~In S. cerevisiae: folylpolyglutamate synthetase, catalyzes extension of the glutamate chains of the folate coenzymes, required for methionine synthesis and for maintenance of mitochondrial DNA.) — protein MNQTIEPDSMRINLQRTYRDAINALNSLQSNFASIEATKKLGPSVNRNELSINEVHEFTRRLGYTPTDFNKLNIIHITGTKGKGSTCAFTESILKQYPISKIGLYTSPHLKSVRERIRINGQPINQEKFAKYFFEVWDRFSTTKSDPQQWPTLQPCDEIKPMYFKYLTILSFHVFLQEGVDTAIYEVGVGGTYDSTNIIDKPTVTGISALGIDHTFMLGDNIASITENKTGIFKKGVPAFVSKQLEYPETHKLIEKRANELGVSSLEFVDTKDLPNVKLGLSGDFQKQNAALAIRIANSHLQTIGITQDLPEFDNDGEIKKLSDKFINGLENVDWPGRCQIINNNPIGITWYIDGAHTIESINASSTWFKQEQLKFDKPKRRVLLFNQQGRENYAELLEKLFNVTYGTGSDDQIKFDDVIFTTNTTWSSGQFNSELISKNTSEDAVKKLEVQNNLSQVWKRLDGGVSKRHVFADIETAVNYLKNLGDEDLQVFVCGSLHLVGGFLVVLDNERD, from the coding sequence ATgaatcaaacaattgaacCCGATTCTATGAGAATTAATTTACAACGTACATATAGAGATGCCATTAATGCTTTGAATTCATtacaatcaaattttgCCTCAATTGAAGCTACCAAGAAATTAGGACCAAGTGTCAATCGtaatgaattatcaataaatgaagTACATGAATTTACTAGAAGATTAGGATATACCCCTACtgattttaataaactTAATATAATTCATATTACCGGTACCAAGGGTAAAGGGTCAACTTGTGCATTTACTGAATCCatattaaaacaatatcCAATTTCTAAGATCGGATTATATACTTCACCACATTTGAAATCCGTTAGAGaaagaattagaatcaaTGGTCAACcaataaatcaagaaaaatttgctaaatatttctttgaaGTTTGGGATAGGTTTAGTACTACCAAATCTGATCCTCAACAATGGCCAACTTTACAACCTTGTGATGAAATCAAACCAATgtatttcaaatatttaacaattttgtCATTCCATGTTTTTTTACAAGAAGGGGTTGATACAGCAATTTATGAAGTTGGAGTTGGTGGAACGTATGattcaacaaatataattgataaaccTACTGTTACAGGGATATCTGCATTGGGAATAGATCATACTTTTATGTTAGGTGACAATATTGCCAGTATTACAGAAAATAAAACTGgtatttttaaaaaaggAGTTCCAGCATTTGTTTCCAAACAATTGGAATATCCTGAAACtcataaattgattgaaaaaagagcTAACGAATTAGGAGTTTCTTCATtagaatttgttgatactAAAGATTTACCCAATGTGAAATTAGGATTATCAGGAGAtttccaaaaacaaaatgctGCATTAGCAATTAGAATAGCTAATTCTCATTTACAAACAATTGGTATAACACAAGATTTACctgaatttgataatgatggggaaatcaaaaaattgtcagataaatttatcaatggACTTGAAAATGTTGATTGGCCTGGTAGATgtcaaataatcaataataatcccATTGGAATAACTTGGTATATAGATGGTGCTCATACTATAGAATCGATAAATGCTTCATCAACTTGGTttaaacaagaacaacttaaatttgataaaccGAAAAGACGagtattattgtttaatcAACAAGGTCGAGAAAATTATGCTGAGttattagaaaaattatttaatgtcACATATGGTACAGGATCTGAcgatcaaatcaaatttgatgatgttaTATTTACTACAAATACTACTTGGTCATCAGGACAATTTAATTCGGAATTAATTTCTAAAAATACTTCAGAAGATGCCGTTAAAAAACTCGAAGtacaaaacaatttgaGTCAAGTATGGAAGAGATTAGATGGTGGAGTTTCTAAAAGACATGTTTTTGCTGATATTGAAACTGCAgttaattatttgaaaaatttaggGGATGAAGATTTACAAGTTTTTGTATGTGGTTCATTACATTTAGTAGGTGGATTTTTAGTCGttcttgataatgaaaGAGATTGA
- a CDS encoding covalently-linked cell wall protein precursor, putative (Signal peptide predicted by SignalP 2.0 HMM (Signal peptide probability 0.997, signal anchor probability 0.000) with cleavage site probability 0.584 between residues 18 and 19;~Similar to S. cerevisiae CIS3;~In S. cerevisiae: mannose-containing glycoprotein constituent of the cell wall; member of the PIR (proteins with internal repeats) family.) — translation MKFSTVALSLPLIAMVQAGISSPTYYNSEHNEEHGLETVDYEFALGVREKCDEDTIYLVYEVDDGQLERNEKKVDCNCKSERVFRPTPSPSAIAVVGGNEECDENCDDEHKKKIYKRGEVEEPCETTNCDYCTIEKSFCQDHFTLCDGVLKDQRSAIGSIVSNHQFQFDKPAQKDALYTCGWSIIEKDCVKLLALDGCTDFWECPVDDCGTYKLYNSAIDSKCKEIEIIVILFEEEEEENKKHTSW, via the coding sequence ATGAAATTTTCCACTGTTGCTTTATCTTTGCCATTAATTGCTATGGTTCAAGCTGGTATTTCCAGTCCTACTTATTACAACTCAGAACACAATGAAGAGCATGGACTTGAGACTGTTGATTATGAATTTGCTTTAGGTGTCAGAGAAAAATGTGATGAAGATACCATTTATTTAGTTTATGAAGTGGATGATGGTCAATTGGAAcgtaatgaaaaaaaagttgattgTAACTGCAAATCAGAAAGAGTTTTCCGCCCAACTCCAAGTCCATCGGCAATTGCTGTAGTTGGTGGTAATGAAGAATGTGACGAAAATTGTGATGATGAACataaaaagaagatttaTAAACGTGGTGAAGTTGAAGAACCATGTGAAACCACTAACTGTGACTACTGTACCATTGAGAAATCTTTCTGTCAAGATCATTTCACTTTATGTGATGGTGTTTTGAAAGACCAACGTTCTGCTATTGGTTCAATTGTTTCCAATcatcaattccaatttgatAAACCAGCTCAAAAGGATGCCTTATATACTTGTGGTTGgtcaattattgaaaaagattgTGTCAAATTGTTAGCACTTGATGGTTGTACTGATTTCTGGGAATGTCCAGTTGATGATTGTGGTACTTACAAATTGTATAATTCTGCCATTGATTCCAAATGTaaggaaattgaaatcattgttattttatttgaagaagaagaagaagaaaataagaAGCATACATCTTGGTAA
- a CDS encoding hypothetical leucine-rich repeat family protein, conserved — MCHLPTSLLRLHLIAHESGKIYPITRMVKWPLLLSDFGFQNLNIDYWTLEWLNMNESRFEKITINKGNIQTLNANLFPISVNYLFF, encoded by the coding sequence ATGTGTCATTTGCCAACTAGTCTTTTGCGTTTGCATTTGATTGCTCATGAACTGGGGAAGATATACCCTATTACTAGAATGGTTAAATGGCCACTATTGTTGAGTGATTTCggttttcaaaatttaaatattgattattggaCATTAGAGTGGTTAAACATGAATGAATctagatttgaaaaaatcactATTAATAAAGGTAATATTCAAACGTTAAACGCTAACTTATTCCCTATTAGTGTgaattatctttttttttga